In one window of Pirellulales bacterium DNA:
- a CDS encoding helix-turn-helix transcriptional regulator encodes MIALQRIEVAGQRFVLLPEAEYDRLCAKASESVPITDDGLPPLPKPDKQGRFPAVEYARVSLARDVIRDRRAAGLTQQDLASLAGTRQETISRIESGSYTASHKTIDRIDRALKKAMAKRRKGW; translated from the coding sequence GTGATTGCGTTGCAGCGAATTGAAGTGGCGGGCCAGCGGTTCGTTTTGTTGCCGGAAGCGGAATACGATCGGCTGTGCGCCAAGGCGAGCGAATCGGTGCCCATCACCGACGACGGCTTGCCGCCCTTGCCGAAACCGGACAAGCAGGGGCGGTTTCCGGCGGTCGAGTATGCGCGTGTTTCGCTGGCCCGCGACGTCATTCGCGACCGTCGCGCTGCGGGGCTGACGCAACAAGACTTGGCCAGCCTGGCCGGCACGCGGCAAGAAACCATCTCCCGCATCGAAAGCGGCAGCTACACCGCGTCGCACAAAACGATCGACCGCATCGACCGCGCCCTGAAGAAGGCGATGGCCAAGCGGCGGAAAGGCTGGTGA